A single genomic interval of Mucilaginibacter boryungensis harbors:
- a CDS encoding DUF6528 family protein, protein MKYICLLFLLVGLTSKLYSQPAPEKLFLVCGDTKVLLVNYTTSKDSIPNIIWSWDAATAHDLPDDMRKKFKTLDDCKHYGDLILVSSSGGAIAVINKKTDKIIFYADVAMAHSVESLPGGLLAAAASTHVKGNKLMVFDPKKGNTPVYTDSLYSGHGVVWDAVRKSLYTLNYNALREYKLNSANGIMALINEWKIPGKGGHDLQMAPDGKRLFLTTETSSHEFNLVTHQFTDIRGWGNIPNIKSVGQNQEGQFIYTLPEESWWTYHVKFSNPARVFTFGKMHVYKARWY, encoded by the coding sequence ATGAAATACATCTGCCTGTTATTTTTACTGGTTGGTTTAACCAGCAAATTGTATAGCCAACCTGCCCCCGAAAAATTATTTTTAGTTTGCGGTGATACTAAAGTGCTGCTGGTTAATTATACCACATCTAAAGATAGTATACCCAATATTATTTGGAGCTGGGATGCGGCAACCGCCCACGACCTGCCCGACGACATGCGCAAAAAGTTTAAGACATTGGACGATTGCAAGCACTACGGCGACCTGATCCTGGTATCCTCATCGGGCGGGGCCATAGCGGTTATCAATAAAAAAACCGACAAGATTATTTTTTATGCAGATGTAGCCATGGCGCATTCGGTTGAAAGCTTACCCGGCGGACTGTTAGCGGCGGCGGCCAGCACACACGTAAAAGGCAACAAGTTAATGGTGTTTGATCCTAAAAAAGGCAATACACCCGTTTATACCGATTCGCTGTATTCGGGCCATGGGGTGGTTTGGGATGCGGTGCGTAAAAGCTTATATACCTTAAACTACAATGCACTGCGCGAATACAAACTAAATAGCGCAAATGGAATTATGGCCCTTATAAACGAATGGAAGATACCCGGTAAAGGCGGCCATGACCTGCAGATGGCGCCCGATGGCAAGCGCTTATTTTTAACTACCGAAACCAGCAGTCACGAATTTAACCTGGTTACCCATCAGTTTACAGATATACGCGGCTGGGGCAATATCCCCAACATTAAAAGCGTAGGCCAAAACCAGGAAGGCCAGTTCATTTACACCCTGCCCGAAGAAAGCTGGTGGACCTACCACGTAAAATTTAGCAACCCCGCACGCGTGTTTACCTTTGGGAAAATGCATGTTTATAAGGCCAGGTGGTATTGA